One region of Termitidicoccus mucosus genomic DNA includes:
- a CDS encoding Hsp33 family molecular chaperone HslO: MAENSPVNQADAGHEVRTYFVRGRNALVARAAFGELFVDYFLHNGEQRIDVAEAHAELFKRALAGFVLHCASRPWNEMTAWTLHFQEPLLNIFLTGDNETGAVTGRVFAEGVREMESNLFYADVVRPRQPKRRSTTGFAGGDPLAAVEAFYRQSEQRPVRFFQIAEEEFVMVSSHPDCDAAWFDALTVDAVRALDRTETLALMERRIYRWHCGCNQPRMMEVLAPTMREDPEGLFGGEVKIEIRCPRCGARHVITREAMEAFVAEINTDKKNDGNREGREEREGGK; the protein is encoded by the coding sequence ATGGCTGAGAACTCTCCCGTCAACCAGGCCGACGCGGGCCACGAGGTGCGCACGTATTTCGTGCGCGGACGCAACGCGCTCGTCGCGCGCGCGGCGTTCGGCGAGCTGTTTGTCGATTATTTCCTCCATAACGGGGAGCAGCGCATCGACGTGGCGGAGGCGCATGCGGAGCTGTTCAAGCGCGCGCTGGCGGGATTCGTGCTGCATTGCGCGTCGCGTCCGTGGAACGAGATGACGGCCTGGACCCTTCACTTCCAGGAACCGCTGCTCAACATCTTCCTCACCGGGGACAACGAGACCGGGGCGGTGACGGGGCGCGTGTTTGCCGAGGGCGTGCGCGAGATGGAGTCGAACCTGTTTTATGCCGACGTGGTGCGGCCGCGGCAGCCGAAGCGGCGCAGCACGACCGGGTTTGCCGGCGGCGATCCCCTCGCGGCGGTGGAGGCGTTTTACCGGCAAAGCGAGCAGCGCCCGGTGCGGTTTTTCCAGATCGCGGAGGAGGAGTTTGTCATGGTGAGCTCGCACCCCGATTGCGACGCGGCGTGGTTCGACGCGCTGACCGTGGACGCGGTGCGCGCGCTCGACCGGACGGAGACGCTCGCGCTCATGGAGCGGCGGATTTACCGCTGGCACTGCGGCTGCAACCAGCCGCGCATGATGGAGGTGCTCGCACCGACGATGCGCGAGGACCCGGAGGGTTTGTTTGGCGGCGAGGTGAAAATCGAAATCCGCTGCCCGCGCTGCGGCGCGAGGCACGTCATCACGCGCGAGGCGATGGAGGCGTTTGTCGCGGAAATAAACACGGACAAAAAGAATGATGGCAACCGCGAAGGGCGCGAAGAACGCGAAGGCGGGAAATGA
- a CDS encoding AAA family ATPase: protein MTNPPPIPAVLNDAELASASASLQRLLDALDDVLFGQHELIELVVTGVLARGHILLEGLPGLGKTELVKGLAKALGLEARRVQFTPDLLPGDITGNPVLQDVDGQRQFVFQKGPVFANILLADEINRASPKTQSALLEAMQERRVSAGGETHALPDPFFVLATQNPIDLEGTYPLPEAQLDRFLFKIEVRRNSADVLQRIVLNREIGAEPDVPVVLGAEEFARLVALARRVHVPEVVAAYIARLVNATHPGESAASAGVRFGASPRAALALAAAARARGLRHGRPHTSFEDVQAVARPVLVHRILLEHTARLDGATPAGVVEKLLAGVPVQSKALPDSLAAAKIR, encoded by the coding sequence ATGACAAATCCTCCGCCCATCCCCGCCGTGTTGAATGATGCCGAACTCGCGTCGGCGTCGGCCTCGCTCCAGCGCCTGCTCGACGCGCTGGATGACGTGCTGTTCGGCCAGCATGAATTGATCGAGCTCGTCGTCACCGGCGTGCTGGCGCGCGGGCACATCCTGCTGGAGGGCCTGCCGGGGCTCGGAAAAACCGAGCTGGTCAAGGGCCTGGCGAAGGCGCTCGGGCTGGAGGCGCGGCGCGTGCAGTTCACGCCGGATTTGCTGCCGGGCGACATCACCGGCAACCCCGTGCTTCAGGACGTGGACGGCCAGCGACAGTTCGTGTTCCAGAAAGGGCCGGTGTTTGCGAACATCCTGCTGGCCGACGAAATCAACCGCGCCTCGCCGAAGACGCAGTCGGCGCTGCTCGAGGCGATGCAGGAGCGGCGCGTGTCGGCCGGCGGCGAGACGCACGCGCTGCCCGATCCGTTTTTTGTGCTCGCCACGCAAAACCCCATCGACCTCGAGGGGACGTATCCGCTGCCCGAGGCGCAGCTCGACCGTTTTCTTTTCAAGATCGAGGTGCGGCGGAATTCCGCCGACGTGCTCCAGCGCATCGTGCTGAACCGCGAGATCGGCGCGGAGCCGGACGTCCCCGTCGTGCTGGGCGCGGAGGAGTTTGCGCGGCTCGTCGCGCTGGCGCGGCGCGTGCATGTGCCCGAGGTTGTCGCGGCCTACATCGCGCGGCTGGTCAACGCGACGCATCCCGGCGAGTCGGCGGCGTCGGCGGGCGTGAGGTTCGGCGCGAGCCCGCGCGCGGCGCTGGCGCTGGCGGCGGCGGCCCGGGCGCGCGGATTGAGGCACGGGCGGCCGCACACCAGCTTCGAGGACGTGCAGGCGGTGGCGCGGCCGGTGCTGGTGCACCGCATTTTGCTGGAGCACACGGCGAGGCTCGACGGCGCGACGCCCGCGGGCGTGGTGGAAAAACTGCTGGCCGGGGTGCCGGTGCAATCCAAGGCGCTGCCCGATTCGCTCGCGGCGGCGAAGATCCGGTGA
- a CDS encoding ATP-binding protein produces MSVLRVAVFGPESTGKTSLAEKLAAHFGEPWAPEYVRRFWDEHDGRVTAEDLDAIARGQIAAEEDAAARARRVVFCDTELLTNVLWADLLFPGKCPAWVREQAGARARNYALYLLCKTDIAFAPDPQRYFADEAGRQMCMRLWREALVSRGLPRIEIGGDWHARETRAVAAVEALLSGG; encoded by the coding sequence ATGAGCGTGCTGCGCGTGGCGGTGTTCGGGCCGGAATCGACCGGGAAGACCTCGCTGGCGGAAAAGCTCGCGGCGCATTTCGGCGAGCCGTGGGCGCCGGAGTATGTGCGGCGTTTCTGGGACGAGCACGACGGGCGCGTGACGGCGGAGGACCTCGACGCCATCGCCCGCGGGCAAATCGCCGCGGAGGAGGACGCCGCCGCGCGCGCGCGCCGCGTGGTTTTCTGCGACACGGAGCTGCTCACGAACGTGTTGTGGGCGGATTTGCTGTTTCCCGGAAAATGCCCGGCGTGGGTGCGCGAGCAGGCCGGGGCGCGGGCGCGGAACTACGCGCTTTATTTGTTGTGCAAGACCGACATCGCGTTTGCTCCCGACCCGCAGCGCTATTTCGCCGACGAAGCGGGCCGGCAGATGTGCATGCGGCTCTGGCGCGAGGCCCTGGTGTCGCGCGGGTTGCCGCGGATCGAGATCGGCGGCGATTGGCACGCCCGCGAGACGCGCGCGGTCGCGGCGGTCGAAGCCCTCCTTTCCGGTGGATAA
- a CDS encoding TlpA family protein disulfide reductase has protein sequence MTRRFLAFILTAAFFCPLFSQAQQDEKGALAAFTALFNQAKTKPEDATLVSLRSAGVNFLADFPKSGRANTVIKNMIDVAGFMSGKNDGPRRLSWFSMVQFDVVSKLHSGQQVSNDTKAALSALDVAMVQGETRERIIQLQQSGGLGRSSRDIQNMLASWRGKIDALTEMPGGSGLRYLKDREEGFYDFVSLVSPATTEAQLNHLVNSKDRATANWAKTESVWFAIRKEPFDLKFTELDAKGKGKEIDFKKLQGKVVYLYFWTTDAKGAVADIDKILDVYFDTSRRKFEVIGVCCDPEEKRAEALEFIRKNKIKWPQYFDGKGKDGELCEKFNVKSFPTGFIFDANGKLGPVNIKGASLKNEVARRVR, from the coding sequence ATGACACGACGATTCCTCGCATTCATTTTGACGGCCGCTTTTTTCTGCCCGCTGTTCTCGCAGGCTCAACAGGATGAAAAGGGAGCCCTCGCTGCGTTCACCGCCCTCTTCAACCAGGCCAAGACAAAACCGGAAGACGCTACGCTCGTGAGCCTGCGTTCGGCCGGAGTGAATTTCCTCGCCGATTTTCCAAAATCGGGCCGCGCCAACACCGTCATCAAAAACATGATCGACGTCGCGGGATTCATGTCCGGAAAAAATGACGGACCGCGCCGGCTTTCGTGGTTTTCCATGGTGCAATTTGACGTGGTCAGCAAACTCCACTCCGGCCAGCAGGTCAGCAACGACACCAAGGCCGCGCTCAGCGCGCTCGACGTGGCGATGGTCCAGGGCGAGACGCGCGAGCGCATCATCCAGCTCCAGCAGAGCGGCGGGCTCGGCCGAAGCTCCCGGGACATCCAGAACATGCTCGCCTCGTGGCGTGGAAAAATCGACGCGCTCACCGAAATGCCCGGCGGCTCCGGCCTCCGTTATCTCAAGGACCGCGAGGAAGGCTTTTATGATTTTGTCAGCCTGGTGAGCCCCGCCACGACCGAGGCGCAGTTGAACCATCTCGTCAACAGCAAGGACAGGGCGACCGCCAACTGGGCGAAGACCGAGAGCGTCTGGTTCGCCATCCGCAAGGAGCCGTTCGACCTGAAGTTCACCGAGCTCGATGCAAAGGGCAAAGGCAAGGAAATCGATTTCAAGAAACTCCAGGGCAAGGTCGTTTATCTTTATTTCTGGACCACCGACGCGAAAGGCGCGGTCGCGGACATCGACAAGATTCTCGACGTGTATTTCGACACCAGCCGGAGGAAATTCGAGGTCATCGGCGTGTGCTGCGATCCCGAGGAGAAGCGCGCCGAGGCGCTTGAATTCATCAGGAAAAACAAAATCAAGTGGCCGCAATATTTCGACGGCAAGGGCAAGGACGGCGAACTCTGCGAGAAATTCAACGTGAAGTCGTTTCCGACGGGGTTCATCTTCGATGCCAACGGCAAGCTCGGCCCGGTCAACATAAAGGGCGCGTCGTTGAAGAACGAAGTGGCCAGGCGCGTGCGATGA
- the pnuC gene encoding nicotinamide riboside transporter PnuC, which yields MSEIIKNIADGFASASGLDLSNLLLGVLGVWLMTRRKLAAFPVGLLAVSVQGILFFRTKFYADALLQVFFFVTLAWGWRHWVRDRGDAPELPVARLSWPGRAAVLGAAGAATVAWGLASRQWTDAPMPFRDAFIASFSVAAQVLQARKNVENWALWVAVNLTAIVSYWSAAMAFTAFLYLVYLALGLLGWVAWARTMRAQGAAQERREEAA from the coding sequence ATGAGCGAAATCATAAAAAACATCGCGGACGGGTTCGCGTCGGCGTCGGGGCTGGATTTGTCGAACTTGTTATTGGGCGTGCTCGGCGTGTGGCTCATGACGCGGCGGAAGCTGGCGGCGTTTCCGGTCGGGCTGCTGGCGGTGAGCGTGCAGGGGATTCTGTTTTTCAGGACGAAGTTTTATGCCGACGCGCTGTTGCAGGTTTTCTTTTTCGTCACGCTCGCCTGGGGCTGGCGGCACTGGGTGCGCGACCGGGGCGACGCGCCGGAGCTGCCGGTCGCGCGGCTGTCGTGGCCCGGGCGCGCGGCGGTGCTCGGCGCGGCGGGCGCGGCGACGGTCGCGTGGGGGCTGGCGTCGCGGCAGTGGACGGACGCGCCGATGCCGTTTCGCGATGCGTTCATCGCGTCGTTCAGCGTGGCGGCGCAGGTGCTGCAGGCGCGCAAGAACGTCGAGAACTGGGCGCTGTGGGTGGCGGTGAATCTCACCGCGATCGTGTCGTATTGGAGCGCGGCGATGGCGTTCACGGCGTTTCTCTATCTGGTTTATCTGGCGCTCGGCCTGCTCGGATGGGTGGCGTGGGCGCGAACGATGCGCGCGCAGGGCGCGGCGCAAGAGAGGCGGGAGGAGGCCGCATGA